Sequence from the Aromatoleum petrolei genome:
GCACCGGAAGCGCGCCGTCCCTCATCTCGCGAGGCGTTTTCGCGCCATTTTCCTGCCCTTGGGCAGTTGGCCACACAACAGGCGGATTTGTCCATAGGCGGCCTTCGGCCACATCAGATTGAGCAGGCGCGTGAGGTTGTGGGCGGAAAATGTGAACTCCGCTTGCCCTGACGGCTGCGCATTCCGACGAACCTGACCGGGTGGGTGAATCGCCCCCGATTTGCCCAGCTGATGATGGTGTGAATCGCACCAGGTTTATCCACCACAGCAATCGGGGCTCGCAGTACGTCTCGATCCGCCACAGCAAGCGACTGGCCGAAGCGGGCATTAGCCGTCGGTCGGTAGTCGGGGTGACAGCTACGACAATGCGCTGGCCGAGACCATCAATGGTGGAGCTGTCCCCGTTTGATGGACACCAAGACTGGCGCTGCGGCAGCAAATTATCCACGGGCGAGGACCTTGGAAAAGCGTTGAAGCAACTCGAAGCAGCAATACCGGCACCCATGACGCCGTAGAGGTTGGTGCCGTGCTGCACGCCGATCAGCGACAGAGGAATGGCGGCGCCGCTGTCGTGCATCGAGGCGGACGAGAGCGGCGCCGCAATCGACACGCCGCAGCCGGCGGTGTCCAGATTCAGCTCGTAGCCATTCCAGCTGACTTTGTAGCGCTACCTCACCTCGACACCCGAGCTCTCCAGAACTAGGGGGTCCTTTTGCCAGGGCGCCTTGGTCCTTCGAATGATTTTTCTCAACATTTGCTTGAGAAGCTCGATTTCTGTGTAGCTAAGATCCGTCACCGCGTCTGATTCGATCGCCGCGGACACTGAGGCAATGTTTAGAACGATCTTTGTGCCTGCGTCCGCAAGTTGAACTACCTGATCCGCACCTCCGCTGCCCCGCAGATCAATCAGGTTGCGCTGGGCTAGGCGCATCATGTCTTGCTGCGTCATCTGATAGCCAGACACTCCAACCAGATCCGCCAGCTCATGAGCGGTACAGGGGCTGTTCAAAGCGAGAGCAGCGAGGATGAAGGAGTCCGCTTCAGTCAGATTGAGCCGCGCCAGCTCAGGACGAAGCCGGACCCGCAGGTGATAATAGGTTCGCGCGAACAAGTACCCAAGGGTGTTTCGCCCGAGGTCACTCGACGTGTTTGTCTCTTGGCCCGATAGGTCCGGCTTTTCAACCGCAACCGCATAGCGGCCGCCCAGGAAAACAAGAGTTGGCCTGTCAAAATGTTCAAATGAGACAACTTCCCCTACGAATATGTCGTGATCACCTCCCTCGTAACAGGACACCGTCTTGCATTGGAACCTCGCCGCACAACCTTGCAGCAGTGGGATCTCCTTTTCTCCGCGCTCCAGCACTAGACCGCTGAAACGGTCCATTCGGCTGGCAAAGCGAGTGGCGAGTTCACTCTGGTCGGCTGCCAGGATATGGACTGCAAAATACCCAGCTTGGAGGAATGCCTGTCGGGTCTGAGACTTCTTCGCGAGGCTCCACAGCACCATGGGTGGGTCCAGGGATACCGAGTTGAAGCTGTTGACCGTAAGCCCGACATCGCGGCCGACCTTATCTCGCGTGGTGACGATCGTAATGCCCGTCGCGAAGGAGCCCAGGGCTGAACGGAATTGCTGAGAATCTATGGCCATAGTGGAGTTCTCACCGATTGGTTATCCAGGAGGATCAGCGTGTGAGCCGATGGGGTGGCAAACTGGCATCGCTTGATTTCGCGGGGAGATGGGCGATGCCGAGAAACAAGATTCAATTTCAGAAACGCATGACTTTGGGCGAACTTCGGGCACGACCCGCAACGGAGGCGCAGTGGATAGAACGACACGTCATACGCTCGGGACCGCAGGCACGATCGCGCCCTTGACGGGGCACATGTCCATGCACTGCGGCGTATCGAAGGAACCGGCGCACTCCGTGCACTTGTTGGGATCGATGACGTAGGGTTTGCCGGCGCTGATAGCCTGATTGGGACATTCGGACAGACAGGCATCACAGGCGCTGCACAGTTTGGTGATCATAAGTGCCATGATGGCCTCCTTTTACAGTAAAACTATTCCAGCTCGTTGGGTGGGTCGGGATCGTCGTCCCAGCCCTCTTCAGGCTTGGGGTAGTGTGCCAGCCACCGGTCCAGCTCCCGGACATGGGCTTCCTCGTCGCCGGCAAAGCGCCGGGCCATTGCGCGCACCTCTTCGTTCTCGGCCGAACCCGCCAGATCGGTGTAGAAACTTACGGCACGCTCTTCATGTTGCCGGGCAAGGGTGAGCGCATGGTAAGGGTGCTGCAGGTAATGTATGTCAAGAACGTCGAGAACTTCCGCTCCGTCCAAACCCAATCCGGGCTTGGCCTTGCCGATGTTCTCAGGCACACCCACTTCACGCCGGATCTCGCCCACGTTATAGACATGCAGCCACTCAACGTCGGCCATGCGCCGAAAAAAGTCAGCCATCTCGGGATTGTTATGCTGGGCCATCATGTCGGACAGCTGCGTGTAGCGTCGGGCTGCCTCTCGTTCCATAGCCATGGCATACTCGAACAACTCCTCGAGCGACCGGTTCGGTTTCTGTTTCCCGCTCATAGCGCAAATTCCATTTCCAGCTCACTCATCTTCTTTTCGCAGCCCTTCCGGGACCGGTAGGGTGGCCGGTTGCCCTTGTATAGCACCTGGCCGATGGTCAGGCCGTCGTCGTCCATTAGCCGCTGCGTCGCCGCCTGTATATCCGTGCCCAAGCCCTCGGGAGCCATGCGCACCAGATTCTTCCATTGGCGCTGTTCGGGCCTAAAGGTCACGCAGGGGCTTAATACCTGCACTACCGAAAAGCCCGGGTGTTGGATGGCCTGCACCAGGATTTCAGCGAGATTGGCTGGCTCCCCGCTAAAACAGCGCGCAATGAAATTTGCCCCAGCCGCCAACGCGATCACTAGCGGCTGAAACGAATTGACGCCGGTACCCTCGGGTGTGAGCTCGCTACCCTTCCAGTCGGGAGCGGTAGTCGGCGAGGCCTGCCCCTTCGTCATGCCATACACCTGATTGTCCATGATGATGTAGGTCAGATCGACGTTGCGCCGGCAGGCGTGCAGAAAGTGGTTGCCGCCGATCGAAAACCCGTCGCCGTCGCCGCCAGCCACCAGGACGGTCAGATCGGGACGCGCCAGTTTCAGCCCGGTGGCAACGGGCAGCGCGCGGCCATGCACGCCGTGAAAGCCGTAAACATTCGTGTATGCGGGGATGCGCGAGGAGCAGCCAATGCCCGACACCAGCGCCACCTGCTCGGGTGGCAGCTGCAGATAGGCGAGCGCATTGGTGAGCGAAGAGAGCACCGAGTAGTCTCCGCACCCCGGGCACCAGATCGGTTTGACGGCGGACAGGTAGCTGTCCGAGTCATAGGGGTCTTGGCTCGCGCACCGACCTGACTCACTATTGGTATTCATTTCCACTTGGCTAGCCTCGCGAGGATTTCGTTAGACCGAATCGGCAACGGACCAGGTCGGTTCAGGCATTCGAGCTGGGCGGGCAGCGTGTAGTGCGCTCGCAAATATCGCTGGAACTGACCGCTGTGCGTCTGCTCAACCACGAGCGCCCGCCAAACGCCGGAAAGGGCCGAGGCGAGTTTTTCCGGCTGCACGGGAGCGAGCAGCCGAAGGCTGATCAGACGCAAGCTGCGGCCTTCATCGCGCCATCTGCGCGCCGCTTCGCGGGCGGCGCCTGTGCAGGAACCCCAGGTAATAATGGCGATATCCCCTTCCCCTTCCACGTCGGCCCAGGAAACTCCGTAGTCGTGGAGGGCAAGCTTGCGCTCGCGCTTATCCAGTTGTTGCTGGTGGTCCGCCGCGAGGGAGGACGGCAGACTTGCCTCGTTGTGCTCGAGTCCATCGGCCGTGTACTGACAGCCGGGCGTGCCGGGAATGGCCATCGGAGATATGCCGGTATCAGTCAATGCGTAGCGCTGATACTTGTCTACGGCGGACGCAGCCGCGGTGAGGCGCCGGGTTGGAAAGATCGAGTCGGCCGGTTTATCGACGACTGAGCGCGCTTGCCCGAGGGCCTGATCCGACAGAACGAGAGCAACCGTCTGCAGACTCTCGGCGAGGTGTACCGCCCACTGGGTAGCGAAGAGGCAGTCCGGCACAGAATTAGGCGCCAGCACCAGGTGTGGTGCATCGCCGTGAAGACCGTAGAGCGCGATATTCAGGTCGGCTTGTTCGGACTTGGCGGGGATGCCGGTCGAGGGCCCGCCGCGCATGACATCGACCACCACAATAGGCGTTTCGGAGGCGACTGCAAGGCCGATCGACTCCGTCATCAGCGATAGTCCAGGCCCCGCCGTGGCAGTC
This genomic interval carries:
- a CDS encoding 4Fe-4S binding protein, giving the protein MALMITKLCSACDACLSECPNQAISAGKPYVIDPNKCTECAGSFDTPQCMDMCPVKGAIVPAVPSV
- a CDS encoding thiamine pyrophosphate-dependent enzyme, with the protein product MLSSLTNALAYLQLPPEQVALVSGIGCSSRIPAYTNVYGFHGVHGRALPVATGLKLARPDLTVLVAGGDGDGFSIGGNHFLHACRRNVDLTYIIMDNQVYGMTKGQASPTTAPDWKGSELTPEGTGVNSFQPLVIALAAGANFIARCFSGEPANLAEILVQAIQHPGFSVVQVLSPCVTFRPEQRQWKNLVRMAPEGLGTDIQAATQRLMDDDGLTIGQVLYKGNRPPYRSRKGCEKKMSELEMEFAL
- a CDS encoding flavin reductase, with product MAIDSQQFRSALGSFATGITIVTTRDKVGRDVGLTVNSFNSVSLDPPMVLWSLAKKSQTRQAFLQAGYFAVHILAADQSELATRFASRMDRFSGLVLERGEKEIPLLQGCAARFQCKTVSCYEGGDHDIFVGEVVSFEHFDRPTLVFLGGRYAVAVEKPDLSGQETNTSSDLGRNTLGYLFARTYYHLRVRLRPELARLNLTEADSFILAALALNSPCTAHELADLVGVSGYQMTQQDMMRLAQRNLIDLRGSGGADQVVQLADAGTKIVLNIASVSAAIESDAVTDLSYTEIELLKQMLRKIIRRTKAPWQKDPLVLESSGVEVR
- a CDS encoding ferritin-like domain-containing protein, whose product is MSGKQKPNRSLEELFEYAMAMEREAARRYTQLSDMMAQHNNPEMADFFRRMADVEWLHVYNVGEIRREVGVPENIGKAKPGLGLDGAEVLDVLDIHYLQHPYHALTLARQHEERAVSFYTDLAGSAENEEVRAMARRFAGDEEAHVRELDRWLAHYPKPEEGWDDDPDPPNELE
- a CDS encoding 2-oxoacid:acceptor oxidoreductase subunit alpha, which produces MEVNSLSVIVAGSGGAGAISTGSLLLEAAGLSGWYAYMTRSVGAQIRGGEAAAQLRVSCGPAASHEDHFHILLALDWKNVGRFAAEMPLTQDSLIIGDPEQGDVPPEIAASGAQQALLPMKQMCQAIAGGRPNMVAMGALAGLLSLPRQVVDAVLEKQFGHKGEKVLAASRAAVNAGLDAVCSLPEMPRLARPRRSAETRWILTGNQATGLGALRGGVRFVAGYPITPATEVLEWMAPALDKVGGTLVQAEDELAAINQIIGASYGGTPSLTATAGPGLSLMTESIGLAVASETPIVVVDVMRGGPSTGIPAKSEQADLNIALYGLHGDAPHLVLAPNSVPDCLFATQWAVHLAESLQTVALVLSDQALGQARSVVDKPADSIFPTRRLTAAASAVDKYQRYALTDTGISPMAIPGTPGCQYTADGLEHNEASLPSSLAADHQQQLDKRERKLALHDYGVSWADVEGEGDIAIITWGSCTGAAREAARRWRDEGRSLRLISLRLLAPVQPEKLASALSGVWRALVVEQTHSGQFQRYLRAHYTLPAQLECLNRPGPLPIRSNEILARLAKWK